Genomic window (Mya arenaria isolate MELC-2E11 chromosome 16, ASM2691426v1):
AAAGGACTGTGCTCAACTCCTCGAAACTGCAAGTATCACAATTCTGCACTAAAAATGTCCAGACCTTGCCCCTCGCAGATATGCGATGATTTCCGGGATGAATTATGCGCTGTTCACAGATACGGAGGACCGTCTTGGAAGAACACTAAGGCTGACCAGTGGTGTTCCAGCCATTGGCAAGTTGCCAAATCTTTAATGCCACCTGACGGCTACCAAGATGTTTCCACGTTTGACGAGACAGATTTCAATGGCATCATAAGCGTTATGATCAACTGTACAGAGATCCAACAAAGCGTTTCCTTCAATATCACCAACCAACCCAACGTTTTAACGACggtattaattataaatgtgtaatccttacatttcaattaaacaaaatgttctttaaaattCGAGGTGTATTTTTAAATCGATCGTAACATTTGTCACAGTTTTCACCGGCATCATGGAGTGTGGATGTTTTACAGAGTGTGATTTCCACgttttcttaaacaatttatttaaaataattcaataatatatatatatatatatatatatatatatatatatattcttaggTAAAACCACAATGACACAATATGATCTTAGTTCTGGTATATTAATATTCCAGGCTCGGCAGATTGGTCGAAGTATTCGTCATTCTCCAGATTTAAAAGTGACAGATAACGACTTAGCTGACTATTTTGCCACACTGAATACACTTTTAACAGACTCAAAATATCTTGCTAGTGACAGCAATGCCCAACAAGCTGTTATTAAACTAAAACAGGTAAACGTTGATTTCATTAGAAAGAAATGcgaattatattaaatgttctAATCACGCTACTTTTCAAGTAAGTACAAGACGCTTCAGCCACACTACTACAATTTATGTACACACTTAATAcgttaaaaaacatttttgaccgtattatttcatttaatcgAACGCAACGAAAtcaattatgtacatgtatttcacttataaatctGTACATCAATGACATAGAAATATCATTGTAAGATCTTTTATTGGCTATTTGTTTAGCTTGAAAAAGACTCTCTTTCAATATCGTCCGAAGATGTCCATGAACTACTTGATGAAGCCAGAAAAACAATAGAAGTTGGAAAGCATGAGCTTGTGATGTCCCTGGAGACAGGAAAGCAAGATATTCAAAATGTGGTGACGGGGGCTGTAAGAGCCGTTGAGACTGGAAAACGTGAACTAGAATCGACGTTGAGTGATAGTAAATCATGGATTGCTTCGGTAAAACGTCAACTAGAAGAGAGGTATTCGAAGGGAACAACAATAGTCGCAACTCGAAAAAGTGAGTTGGAAGAATTGTGCTTGAATGGTAACACTGCCGTTGCAAAAGGgaaatttgaaattgaagagGCGGTGTCGAAGAGTAACATGGCCATTGAAACTGGTAAACGCGAAATAAAAGAGACGTTGATGGAGAGTAAAACAGCCATTGAAACTGGAAAACGCGAAATAAAAGAGACGTTGATGGAGAGTAAAACCTCTATTGAAACTGGAAAACGCGAAATTGAAAAGACGGTCTTGGAGGGTAAAACAGCTATTGAAACTGGAAAACGCGAAATGGAAGAGACGGTCTTGGAGGGTAAAACAGCTATTGAAACTGGAAAACGCGAAATGGAAAAGACGGTCTTGGAAGGTAAAACAGCTATTGAAACTGGAAAACGCGAAATGGAAGAGACGGTCTTGGAGGGTAAAACAGCTATTGAAACTGGAAAACGCGAAATGGAAAAGACGGTCTTGGAGGGTAAAACAGCTATTGAAACTGGAAAACGCGAAATAAAAGAGACGTTGATGGAGAGTAAAACAGCCATTGAAACTGGAAAGCGCGAAATAAAAGAGACGTTGATGGAAAGTAAAACAGCCATTGGAACTGGAACACGCGAAATAAAAGAGACGTTGATGGAGAGTAAAACCTCTATTGAAACTGGAAAACTCGAAATAGAAGAGACCGTGATGGAGAGTAAAACTGCTATTGCAACTGGAAAACTCGAAATGGAAGAGACGTTGATGGAGAGTATAACAGCTATTGCAACTGAAAAACGCGAAATGGAAGAGACGTTGATGGAGAGTAAAACAGCTATTGCAACTGGAAAACTCGAAATGGAAGAGACAATATTGGAGgggaaaatatcaattgaaaCTGGAAAACGCGTTATTGAAGCGACTGCTTCAGAGGCCTTGCAGAGATTAACAGACGTTTCTTTCCTGTCAAACGTAGTACGGACGAAAGGTAAATGCACACAATGTTATTTCCTTAATGCGTATCCATGCAACATGGAGTTATATAAGTGGTTAacagcagtataaatatcagtttaaatatagatatttttggaaataaaaataactcaCCGTGTAAAAAACAATTGAGTATCCTATGTTGTTCTGTGAATGTTCGAACAAAAACATAAGCGCCAaaaacaactgctcgaacataaatGCGATGCTATATTATAATGTAGTATCTTTTTCAAACTGTATGACATTGCTACATGAAATAACATCCCTAAACTTAAAGACAATCTCAGGACAGGGTTATGATTATTGGTTTCTGAAAATATGCATATAGAGAAAAGACCATCGACTCCGTGGTGTATTTTTGACGTacactgttttttttcaataatgttgGGAAAATGCTTGGCACGAAATAATGAGGTAAAACCTAATGAAATCTTAGTGTATACAGGTAGAGATAAGTGGTAGTGTGCTGTTGAATTTTGGTCATTCACTAGGTATTTACAAATAGCATGTCATAAGTGTTTGGTACAAGCAACTTGCGCGCAAGGTCTTGAAGATCATGAGTACACTTGATGCGAAGgtttattataatgaaatacTGCATATTTACACTTTGGTTCGTGTCCGGTCAGTAACTTTATCatgaaaatagcattttttcaTAATCTGGCACAAATATATACCTAGCCCGATAGGCAATCTCACACTTAGGGTTTAATCATTATAGAATGCTGAATATTTGCACAGAGAGTAAAGTTGTGCGTTTCTGGGCAGTTATTTAAAGAACGAGTTATGTTTCAATTAGTATACCACATTTGTCGACACTTAAAGATATGTGTCGCTGCATATATGGATCAGTAATTTAGGTGGAGTACTGTAAAATAACCTCTTTTAAGAACTCCTTACTTATTGACCTTAAGATACTGTTTTGAATTATTCTTTGCGGATTTCGTTACATGCAGTGACAGGTCTTAAATGGTatttaaagtatgtatgcatttaaatgGTTGTTTTAAACGTCTTGCTGTTTTTCGAATTTATTCCATCATTCCTTAGGGAATGATTATTGTGAAAACATATTTAGCACTTGGACAGTTCTGATCATAGTGCTTCTGATGAGTTGAACTTAAAACGATTTATCACATATGTCGTTAATCAATATTATCATACTCTAAAGCCTGGACAGAACAATTCGCTAACAAGTTAGAATTGTTAGTTTAAAGATGTACTAGATATTTAGCTTGGTTTTAGATATGGCATGAGGTTGTATTGAACTTGTTGCGtctaaaacaacatttttgttgtGAGTGAAGTTCAAACGTTTTCATATATCAGAGGTAAAAgtctgttttattttagaaaactaGTTTTTTCGTTAACCGCAGTAATTGAtgtattgaaattgcagaaaagtAATATGAAcatttagaaaacaatttaagatatatattgaaAGATTGACATTGCAATGAAAAGGCACTTCAATCCATCATACATATTTTAAGACTTCATACATCGCCTTAGTAATTAAGTGcacatttatatcaaatatgtgAGTCTGACAGATAGACGTTATTCTAAGGGTTTAAGTATTTTACGTTTTTGTAATAAGAAAACAAGTAGCCGAACTAAATTGTCTGAGTTCAAATTGAGTACAACGTTTATACACTCCAACCTATAAACTAATATTTCagtaaaacgaaaaaaatgaaTAGTAAACAAGGAAAATTCCAGATAAATATGCACGGTTACAGGGCTcgaaagaaataaacattgcaaaatattttggttCTTATATTTTAGTCACTACACTTGATTTCTGTTAACCATTAAAGCAGTCGAATACATCattatgaattattaaaattgtgTGTCCAATGCTGTATCAAAACAAAGGCTCATGACAATACTTTTGATTTTCAACTTATATATCTTATAAAATGAATACTATAAACATATCCAAATTATCAACTTTTTCCATCTGTTTTCTACTTCATTGCGtcattttacctttttttctgTACAGTAATGTGTCAACACAATGGCTCATTGCAATAAGGTTGATCTGCGACCTATAAAATTAATACTATGTACAAATCAAGTATCAACTGTCctcaactgtttgttttttaatgcattgcCTTATTACCATTATATAATTACAGAGGTCACACGTAAGATAAAGATAAGTTTATATGGCAGAGGAAAAAAAGACAAAAGGAAAACAGAAGTCGAAGGTAAGCTCGTATCCACCCACATTTTCTATCCAGGCTGTAAATACAAACCTTATTTAACtataaatcataataataaaaaccgTGTATCTGTCCGTTCATCTAAACATacctattatatatatatatatatatatatatatatatatatatatatatatatatatatatatatatatatatatatatatatatatatatatatatatatatatatatatagtatgtatgcactgtgctgtttttggagttttgtgctgttctgctatgtttcttgttggtgattttgtgttctatgtctcttgcgtttgcccagtgccactaaaccgggtttatgtttaaaatctttgctactgagcttgtttctgtagctttttgtatacatattcattacaaagataaaaacataacttAGCTTACACTGTGCATTGTGTCAGAGTTAATATGCCGAGAAGTAAACGTTTAGTCAGGgaatatcaaatgtaaaaaaatagaaaaggaAACGCCCAATTATCCTATACGttaattattatacaattaacagtaaataACTTGAAGTTGAAATTTAAAACCATTACTTTCTTGAATTATTCATGATATGCCTATTTGGATATGACATTgatacttaaagggactgtctcacagatgaaaaaatagcgaaaaacaattgtcaaaaaATGACATAATCGTGGCATTGATGTGTTCAATGCATTGAACCTTAttattgaagtaccacatagtttacaatttatttaagtttagcagttatttcgtatttttccattaaaaaagttattgggTATGTCTACCGTGTATAATtgttccttatgcgtgattggctagtcggcgttatcacgtgatattaccgaggtcgGTTCAAAGCTATATTATGTCACCATAATTGTGTAAGCATTGATAGGTTAGTAGGGATGACGCcagacttcaattttggcgacgcggttTCAAACACGgactccgacacattttttttaagattttggtacttttttttagaattttgacATCAAAGCGTATCACATTCTATAAGATAATTATCCTGatattcgttacaaaaaaaacacttctttttggtgccaatctgtgagacGGTCCCTTTAAATAAGACGATGGCATATACAACATCCCTACACATAAATATAAGCATTGGTTGCGGAAAATATGCTCATTGAGAAAAGACCATCGACTCCGTATTGTATCTTTGACAAGTACACTGCTATTGGCAATACTATTGGGAAATGCTTGGCACAAAAGAATGAGGTAAAACATAATGGAAATCTTAGTGTATACGGGTAAAGAATAGTGGTAGTGTGTGGCTGAATATTATTCATTCACAGGGCATTTTCAAATAACCTGCAATAAGTGTTTGGTACAAGCAACATATATCTTACGCGCAAGGTCTTGAATGTCAAGGGCACACTTAATCCTAAGGTTTATTATAATGGAAAACTGCATATTTGGAATTTTGTTTTTGTCCGGGCAGTAATTTCATCACGAGAATAGCAATTTTTAATAATCTGGCacaaatattatacacaaaatCGACGTATAGCGATAGTCAATCTCACACTTAATATTTGCTGCATGGATAGTATAGTTGTGCATTTCTGGGCAGTTATTTCAAGAACGATTTACGTTCCAATTATTATACCACATTTGTCGACACATAAAGATATGTGTCGCTTCATATATGGATCAGCAATACAGGTGGAGTACTGTGGAATAACCTTCTTTAAGAACTCCTTACTTATTGACCTTAAtatactattttgaataattcttCGTGGATTTCGTTACTTGCAGTGACAGGTCTTAAATGGTcattaaagtatgtatgcatttaaatgGTTGTTTTAAACGTCTTGCTGTTTTTCGAATATATTCCATCATTCCTTAGGGAATGATTATTGTGaacacatattaaacatttgGACAGTTCTAATTGTAATGCTTCTGATGAGTTGAACCTCAAACGGTTTATCACATTATTCGATattcaatattatcaatactaCTCTGAGTAGTTAACTCGATGTGgtatcatatattttgtgtcATATTTCGTTGCATGTGGGCCTAGGTGATGACGTCGTCTTCGAATCCCTGGCCGTTTAATGGTTGTTTTTCGTTGCAATTAGTGCACAGCAAACAATGACACAGCGCTTATCTATAGCAATGCTTAGAATTGGGTTTAATTACCGCCTGGCATTTTTATTGCTCAAGCAATACAAATAACTGTTACAATATGCTGTGACAGTTTTCTTGTTAACTAAATGCAGATCCTCTGTTAAGGttagccatccatcataaggatgcaataTGTTTGAGTGCATTTCAGGTATAAGATTATTGATATGTAGTATAAGCTTGAGTTACAATTTAATCGTTATGGAATGGATTGCATttctgaataaaacaataatgaagCAACCATTGTTATACATTAGAGAAAGGAAATCTGATAACATTTCattatgattaaacaaataatttgtcaTTAAGTCATAGCAATATGAGCAtacatattatgatataatatttagttaataattttattgtttgaatcaaatataaatacacagATTGTTTCACAATTTGATGAGTTTTTTCATGTATTCACATTATTTACGGTTAGTAACTTCGTTGTATGAATATATATCTAACTATTAATTATATCCATCTTCCATTTTTGTCCATTATGTTCAAGAACATGGGCGTGGTCATTACACTTTTAccttttatatttctttaaaacatattgcaatatataaacTGCATCCttatgttttttcaatatgcTAGTAAATAAAAATGACTCACATAGACGTGCTGTATTTCAacgaattatatatatatgaattgtgtTATTGTCGaaatttttgttattttgatacgATTCTGAATATATTCAGGTCAAATGTTACTTGAAATATGAACGTTTAAGTTATCTTCACAGATCTACGTATAAGGCTTGCCAAGTACTACAAGAAACACCTCAACAGCGCGCCCTTATCCCCTCTGCTTTCGGACAAGGATGAGCGACTAGACACGTTTTACGTCCCTCCGAAGATATTCGAGGTAGACCACAGAAAAATTGGTGCAATTCAGACAGAAGAGAGAACACTTGTATTTTCTTACAGagaattgttttgtaaaagtgATGAATTCatgaaaaaagtgtttattGTCGGCAAAGCCGGCATGGGAAAGTCATCATGTGCCGCAATGTGTGCAATAAAATGGGCCAATCAGTTCTCATCAACTGATACAAGGATCAACAATGATGAAAATACTTCACATCAAAAGACAGCCCAGAACAACTCTTTTGAAGATGATACATTTTATAGGAAAATTGATTTCTTATTTCACCTCACTCTAAGAGACAGCTGCAAACTCTGCAACTTGACAGATATGATACAAGATCAGCTTATCAACGTAATTTACCACCAAGATGAGAGGGCCACTGCGTATCAAACTATGCGTACTGTCTTTTCCAACCACAGGTGCGTTATCATAGCAGATGGTCTGGATGAATGGTCTCATCCTAATGAAACAAACTGCGGCTGGTCACAAGCTGACAAAATAGTCCCTCATTTACCACCAACCATAGATGCAACTGTGGTGTTTACATCACGACCCTGCAGAATGTCACAACAGCGAGTTAAAGACACGACCATTGACACATATTTAGAAATAGAGGGTACTACAAATATAGAGTTACTGATTCAGAAAACATTAGACAGTCTTAATAAAACAGCTACAGAAAAGAAATGCATGTTTGAATTCCTCGGGTATGTTAACAGAATGAAACTCGAACGACTGTTAGAGGTGCCTTTTATATCAATGTTCCTTGTCTGTTTATGGTTTGAAGGAAGTCTTAAATCATTTTCTCTGTGTAACATATACGCATACATTATTGACATGATATGTGCACGAAAACCTTTTCCTGAGCAAATAGAACCgcagaaatatatatcttttccCCAATGTTTCCAACACACAGAATATGTACAAAGGTACTACAGCACGGTTATGGAGATGGCAAAACTTGCTTTTACGACTTTATTTTCGAACGACCAGACATCGCCGTTGTTGTTTAGGAAAATTGATGGTCTGTCGCATGTTAATCTCGTGTTTCTTCTGAAGTCGGGaatcttaaatgaaacaaaaacagcgTCTTCGATTAGAAAGTCTTCCAGTTATTCGTTCATCGACAAAACTGTTCAGGAATTCCTTGCTGCGATATACATGTCACACCATCCAAAAGAAATTGATAGAGTTGTAAAACCTTTTTACCTGAAGAGCGGTGATACGTCGGCAGTCTcacaagtttttatttttctgtgcGGTCTGAACATTGAGTCAGCAAATGAAATGTCGGCCATGATATCGAAGAGTATTTTTACCTACAATGACGGGATCATTGTAGATGTTGATGAGACTCGAACTCAGTGTACGATAACCCCTAGTTATAAGTCCATGTATAATGATGACTTACATAAAGCAAAGGTAAATTTCCTTCAGTCGATCATTTGTTCAGGTTATAAAGAGGCCAAAGAAAGTCAAGTACAGGATATTCAGCTTTCAATGTTTTGcttaaattatacaaacaatacagatgccaaaatatttcataacttGCTACGCATTAACCCTTCCACTGTGCTTGATGATAATATCGAATTCGGACAGAGCGAGGACGAGAGTTTATGCGCATATACGGGCAAGTTTGAACAGTTTGACCTTTCTACGTGCAACAATCTCAAATACTTATCACTCTGTGGATATGATATATGTGGTGTACCGGTTCATACTAACAATTTAGTAACTTTGCAGTTAAGTTTCGTTTCGAATAGGATTGAATGTAGAATGATGCAATTACTTCAGCATAGATCGCAAAATTTGAGACATTTGAAATTAGACACCTTTGTAAACGTTGATTCATTATGCAAGACACTTCCACGGCTGGAATATTTAGAAACTTTGATGATAAGGAATACATTCATCAATGATTATGATCTGCTTCCATCAACATCTGTTGTTATTGTTAGACTGGAAGAGGTGATGATGACCGCGCGGTCACTGGCGAGACTAGTTGAGTGGCAAGCACGCAGCACTCATAATGTTAGTTGTATGCTAGAGTATTGTAGTGTGGACCCAAAACCAGAGTATGAAGAAATTAAACAGTGTGTTCAGAAAAGGAAACATTGTTACTGTAATATTAGTGAATATTATTTCCATTTCGGTAAAATAACGCAAAAGTAATGATTAAAGTATGTGTAATGAACATTGGTCAAATGTATGAACCAGCAATTAGTAATCATGCATTTTATACGAATAAACTAAGCAAACCAACACTACATATAGCAAATATAAAGTGTTGCTGTTGAAACACAGTccaaatgatattgttttattaaaactgaatGAATGGTTTAGTCATGAGTTAGTACTTATGATTTTGTCTAAGCTATgcattattagaaaataaattaactgtGTAAAATCTTATGTCCTATTTGTTATTCGTTTTCGCTGTTTGTCGTATACAAATGCAATTAAAAGTGACCGAAACATGCTTCCCGATGATTTTTTACCCTCTGATAAGTGATGCGCTTTGCAGTACTAATCGCCATTTGTTGGTCAGTGTGTGTAAAAACCAGGCGAGACCCTTCTGGTACCAGGAGGTGAATGTCATGCAAACCGTTGCTAGGTACATCCGTATGTACGGCGACAGGGCAATGGCGGTACACGTGTCATACCAATATAACGAACATGCTTATCACAACGTCGCAAAACACAACGTCAATAAACAAGATGATAAGTTCTTTGATGAGCTAATCAAAACAACTGTATTTGAATACAGGCTATTTTGGAGTATAGTGAAGCGCGAAATTCGAATGCGCTTTGATAATTTACGATGATTTCATTATCGAAGCAATTACGTTTATTGATGATAACGTTGTATATGGGTCGCAGATAAAAGAAAATTCGGATTACGCTTTTTTTAACATCGCTATCTTTGTATTTGATAAAgagaatttaaaaaacaaaaatgtttgtttcaatatacaaaGGAGGAAGAAACGATCCTAACAATCGcttaattgattttgataacAAATTGTCCCTTAACtcattgtcattgtttttttttataaatttgcaaAACCATGATGTTGCAGTTGCTAACTCAAAGGaataaacttttgtttcaaaacaacaGTGTCCAAATAAcctaattatttgtttaactcATAGCATGATGTAACATTCAAATTATGATTTAAACTCAAATTGTTAAAAggtttctttaaaatgtatgatTGCATAATATTTCTGCATATGCACGCATCtccaatcaaaattaaataaaaaaaatgatttattaattgattgattgattaattaattagttagttaattaattttcattacTAGGACATTAAATTCTctttatcaattaattaattaattaattgattaattgattaattaattaattgattaattaattgattaattaattaattgattaattaattaattgattaattaattaattaattaattaattaattaattaattaattaattaattaattaattaattaattgatcgatcgatcgattgaTTCATGTGATttgattgatttgatttgattgattttatggatttgatttgattgattgattgattgattgattgattgattgattgattgattgattgattgattgattgattgattgattgattgaattaTTCAATGCATAATCGGTATTTCTCATTATTGTAAAGTATGGCTTTGTTTGTAGATAAGAACaataatgcaattttatttaaatagttaggAAAACATTAATGATGAAACAAATCTCATTCGATACAGTGACAACGAGTATCTAcataatatgaacattttaaccTTATATTACTTGAATGAAGTAATATAACGTTAATATGTCCATATTATGTAGATACTCGTTGTCGAGTCCGCTTACGACCACATCGATATAGCTGTCACAATGACGGATCGTTGAATGTTGATGTGTCTGTTTGTTCGATTTTGGCTGATCCGGGCTGAAACTAGACTAtgcattgtcatttttaataacGTATATTTACAGTGGACATATAGTGTGACGTGACCAAGGTCACCTTCAAGGGTCATTTATCAAACTATATTGTGTTCTGCTTAATGACTGCTGTAA
Coding sequences:
- the LOC128221493 gene encoding uncharacterized protein LOC128221493 gives rise to the protein MASYRDILKEKENQNWLKGSLALRISKAGLRDLVEGDSYRVQQKIYSAIIQARNLAPGASCNLCLTENLMRCPTKGLCSTPRNCKYHNSALKMSRPCPSQICDDFRDELCAVHRYGGPSWKNTKADQWCSSHWQVAKSLMPPDGYQDVSTFDETDFNGIISVMINCTEIQQSVSFNITNQPNVLTTARQIGRSIRHSPDLKVTDNDLADYFATLNTLLTDSKYLASDSNAQQAVIKLKQLEKDSLSISSEDVHELLDEARKTIEVGKHELVMSLETGKQDIQNVVTGAVRAVETGKRELESTLSDSKSWIASVKRQLEERYSKGTTIVATRKSELEELCLNGNTAVAKGKFEIEEAVSKSNMAIETGKREIKETLMESKTAIETGKREIKETLMESKTSIETGKREIEKTVLEGKTAIETGKREMEETVLEGKTAIETGKREMEKTVLEGKTAIETGKREMEETVLEGKTAIETGKREMEKTVLEGKTAIETGKREIKETLMESKTAIETGKREIKETRDRDGE
- the LOC128222207 gene encoding uncharacterized protein LOC128222207, producing the protein MEETLMESITAIATEKREMEETLMESKTAIATGKLEMEETILEGKISIETGKRVIEATASEALQRLTDVSFLSNVVRTKEVTRKIKISLYGRGKKDKRKTEVEDLRIRLAKYYKKHLNSAPLSPLLSDKDERLDTFYVPPKIFEVDHRKIGAIQTEERTLVFSYRELFCKSDEFMKKVFIVGKAGMGKSSCAAMCAIKWANQFSSTDTRINNDENTSHQKTAQNNSFEDDTFYRKIDFLFHLTLRDSCKLCNLTDMIQDQLINVIYHQDERATAYQTMRTVFSNHRCVIIADGLDEWSHPNETNCGWSQADKIVPHLPPTIDATVVFTSRPCRMSQQRVKDTTIDTYLEIEGTTNIELLIQKTLDSLNKTATEKKCMFEFLGYVNRMKLERLLEVPFISMFLVCLWFEGSLKSFSLCNIYAYIIDMICARKPFPEQIEPQKYISFPQCFQHTEYVQRYYSTVMEMAKLAFTTLFSNDQTSPLLFRKIDGLSHVNLVFLLKSGILNETKTASSIRKSSSYSFIDKTVQEFLAAIYMSHHPKEIDRVVKPFYLKSGDTSAVSQVFIFLCGLNIESANEMSAMISKSIFTYNDGIIVDVDETRTQCTITPSYKSMYNDDLHKAKVNFLQSIICSGYKEAKESQVQDIQLSMFCLNYTNNTDAKIFHNLLRINPSTVLDDNIEFGQSEDESLCAYTGKFEQFDLSTCNNLKYLSLCGYDICGVPVHTNNLVTLQLSFVSNRIECRMMQLLQHRSQNLRHLKLDTFVNVDSLCKTLPRLEYLETLMIRNTFINDYDLLPSTSVVIVRLEEVMMTARSLARLVEWQARSTHNVSCMLEYCSVDPKPEYEEIKQCVQKRKHCYCNISEYYFHFGKITQK